From the genome of Xiphophorus couchianus chromosome 6, X_couchianus-1.0, whole genome shotgun sequence, one region includes:
- the LOC114147139 gene encoding schwannomin-interacting protein 1-like: MVHQEKRVYQAQRNERESIRQKLALGSFYDDEPVIYTSCSKSTPSSRLQSGVNLQVCFVNDSSSDKDSDAEDSRTETSLDTPLSPMSKQSSSLSDRDTAEEDSDPLDDCSGFWRVQRRLQEEARVALALARPMARMQVEVERQIQLHRRSPVADLLPHLPHISEGLVKWNLKHGDMRDMSLGQLQVITNDLHSQIQNLNEELVQLLLMRDELHVEQDAMLVDIEDLTRHAHSHQRHQTEKAVSK; encoded by the exons ATGGTGCATCAGGAGAAACGCGTTTACCAG GCTCAGAGGAATGAGAGAGAGTCAATCAGGCAGAAACTTGCCCTTGGCAGTTTCTATGACGACGAGCCTGTCATCTATACCAGCTGCAGCAAGAGCACCCCATCCTCTCG GCTGCAGAGCggggtgaatctgcaggtttgCTTTGTCAACGACAGCAGCAGTGACAAAGACAGTGATGCTGAGGACAGTAGGACCGAGACCAGCTTGGACACACCGCTGTCACCGATG AGCAAGCAGAGTTCATCACTATCAGACCGGGACACGGCAGAAGAGGACTCGGATCCGTTGGACGACTGCAGCGGCTTCTGGCGGGTGCAGAGAAGGCTGCAGGAGGAGGCACGGGTGGCGCTGGCACTGGCTCGACCCATGGCTCGCATGCAGGTGGAGGTGGAGAGGCAAATCCAGCTGCACAGACGTTCGCCTGTTGCCGACCTG CTCCCTCATCTGCCCCACATCAGTGAGGGGTTGGTGAAGTGGAACCTGAAGCACGGGGACATGAGGGATATGAGTCTGGGACAGCTGCAAGTCATAACAAATGACTTACACTCACAAATTCAGA ATCTAAACGAGGAGCTGGTGCAGTTGTTACTAATGAGGGATGAGCTGCATGTGGAACAAGATGCTATGCTGGTGGACATAGAGGACCTAACCAG GCATGCGCACAGCCATCAGCGGCACCAAACAGAGAAAGCGGTCTCTAAATAA
- the LOC114146366 gene encoding uncharacterized protein LOC114146366, whose amino-acid sequence MTVEVSCDFSVDLSKKIIRRLKLLTLLCFSFLLLPDFTPVLLLLALSCPAWVVSRSLPPMPNGQMTGSCVFYARTLLENITNLLAPDDPTRMFSGMNCTRHNMELNLKTRTPTVCSPQGSVCSGETTSAFDRETCMSDIGKDLSHYYKVLSALPDSDGTLGSSVLLPLKELMENCFRSSNPTAWNSAEASVGHSSANGFNQRQRLCKIMKGFQVRTITINRAIGYMSLGEHTN is encoded by the exons ATGACTGTGGAGG TATCATGTGATTTCTCTGTGGATCTCAGCAAGAAAATAATTAGAAGATTAAAGTTGTTAACAttactctgtttttcttttcttttattgccaGACTTCACTCCTGTGCTGTTGCTCCTGGCACTCAGCTGTCCTGCATGGGTGGTCAGTCGGTCACTGCCACCGATGCCCAACGGACAGATGACCGGCTCCTGTGTCTTTTATGCACGGACGCTTCTGGAAAACATCACAAATCTTCTAGCACCAGACGATCCA ACAAGGATGTTCAGTGGAATGAACTGCACCAGGCACAACATGGAGCTGAACTTGAAGACCAGGACGCCGACTGTGTGCTCGCCGCAG GGTTCAGTATGCTCTGGGGAAACTACTTCAGCATTTGATCGG GAGACATGTATGAGCGACATCGGAAAGGACCTGAGCCACTACTACAAGGTTCTCTCAGCTCTGCCGGATTCTGACGGTACTCTTGGTTCTTCTGTTCTCCTCCCCCTCAAAGAGCTCATGGAG AATTGCTTTAGGTCATCTAACCCAACAGCCTGGAACTCAGCGGAG GCTTCTGTGGGCCATTCGAGCGCCAACGGCTTCAATCAACGGCAGCGTCTCTGCAAGATCATGAAAGGCTTCCAAGTCCGCACCATCACGATCAACCGAGCCATTGGCTACATGAGCCTCGGTGAACACACTAACTAA
- the LOC114146127 gene encoding protein phosphatase 1L → MIGDTMTLLSLLGRIMRYFLLRPETLFLLCISLALWSYFFHTDEVKTIVKSSRDAVKMVKGKVAEILQNDRFGGLSVLDAEFSKTWAFKNNNVAVYSIQGRRDHMEDRFEVLTDITNKSHPSIFGIFDGHGGEAAADYAKAHLPESLRQQLQALEREKRESAVSYASILEQRILTVDREMLDKLSANHDEAGTTCLMALLSDRELTVANVGDSRGVLCDKDGNAVALSHDHKPYQLKERKRIKRAGGFISFNGSWRVQGILAMSRSLGDYPLKNLNVVIPDPDIMTFDLDKLQPEFMILASDGLWDAFSNEEAVRFVRERLDEPHFGAKSIVLQSFYRGCPDNITVMVVKFKSGAGGSSKAGV, encoded by the exons ATGATAGGAGACACAATGACGCTCCTGTCTCTTTTGGGTCGGATCATGCGCTATTTTCTTCTCAGGCCGGAGACGTTGTTCCTTCTGTGCATCAGTCTGGCGCTGTGGAGCTACTTCTTTCACACCGACGAGGTGAAAACCATCGTCAAGTCCAGCCGGGACGCCGTGAAGATGGTGAAGGGGAAAGTGGCGGAGATTTTGCAGAACGACCGCTTCGGAGGCCTCAGCGTCCTGGATGCGGAGTTCTCCAAGACGTGGGCGTTCAAGAACAACAACGTAGCCGTGTACTCCATACAGGGCAGGAGGGATCACATGGAGGACCGGTTCGAGGTGCTCACCGACATCACCAACAAGAGCCACCCGTCTATATTCGGGATATTCGACGGTCACGGGGGAGAG GCTGCAGCTGATTATGCCAAGGCCCACCTGCCTGAGTCTCtgaggcagcagctgcaggccTTGGAGAGGGAGAAGAGGGAGAGCGCTGTCTCTTACGCCAGCATTCTTGAGCAGCGCATCCTGACTGTGGATCGGGAGATGCTGGACAAGCTCTCCGCCAACCATGATGAAGCAG GTACAACATGCCTGATGGCTCTGTTGTCAGACAGAGAGCTCACTGTGGCCAACGTCGGAGACTCTCGCGGAGTGTTGTGTGACAAAGACGGGAATGCCGTTGCGCTGTCGCACGACCACAAGCCATATCAGCTGAAAGAGCGCAAGAGGATCAAGAGAGCAG GAGGCTTCATCAGTTTTAATGGATCCTGGCGAGTTCAGGGAATCCTGGCCATGTCTCGCTCCTTGGGGGACTACCCTCTCAAGAACCTCAACGTGGTCATTCCCGACCCAGATataatgacctttgacctggacAAACTACAGCCTGAGTTTATGATCCTAGCATCTGACGGTCTTTGGGACGCCTTCAGTAATGAGGAGGCAGTGCGCTTCGTCCGCGAGCGCCTGGACGAGCCTCACTTCGGTGCCAAGAGCATCGTCCTCCAGTCGTTCTACCGCGGTTGCCCCGACAACATCACAGTCATGGTGGTAAAGTTTAAAAGTGGAGCTGGGGGCAGTAGCAAGGCTGGTGTGTAG
- the otol1a gene encoding otolin-1-A: protein MPSADLILVTTVFMAFIITLTSGGRTTRWPKPQNTNKPPQTGTSGFGGGLRSGQIATKNPSPSSSLHTEETTGFMTDGYSLSPTDSSIFNSEAYPTEYLTDAILPPGNAPGNYTFDYNECFFNVCECCPPEKGPEGPTGEKGSPGERGPPGLPGEKGEIGPPGSPGPAGLPGLSGLNGEKGGKGDQGPNGLPGSPGVPGKPGEKGDLGFKGEKGENGINGLKGDAGEKGEPGHNGTMGTIGPMGPPGTAGTKGQKGEQGRLGECLLGERGQKGDLGDPGPPGPKGEMGPQGANGSDGSKGEMGPAGEKGETGARGPPGARGVAGMKGERGVKGVRGPRGPKGDPGESLEPVRSAFSVGLFPSRSFPPPGLPVKFDKVYYNEEGHWDPALNKFNVTHSGVYLLTYHITVRNRPLRVALVVNGVRKVRTRDSLYGQDIDQASNLVLMQLSEGDQVWLETLRDWNGIYSSSEDDSTFSGFLIYPNSTTKTSAMKKI from the exons ATGCCATCCGCTGATCTCATCCTGGTGACCACCGTCTTTATGGCCTTCATTATTACGCTCACGTCTGGTGGCAGGACCACACGTTGGCCCAAACCTCAGAACACCAACAAGCCTCCTCAAACTGGGACCAGTGGTTTCGGTGGGGGATTAAGGTCTGGACAGATTGCTACAAAAAACCCATCTCCCTCCAGCAGCCTGCACACAGAAGAAACAACTGGGTTTATGACGGATGGATACTCCCTGTCCCCAACAGACAGCAGCATCTTCAACAGTGAGGCTTACCCAACTGAGTACCTCACTGATGCAATCCTCCCCCCTGGAAATGCCCCTGGAAATTATACATTTGACTACAATGAATGCTTCTTCAATGTTTGTGAGTGCTGTCCACCAGAGAAAGGTCCCGAAGGTCCGACTGGCGAAAAGGGGTCACCGGGGGAAAGGGGCCCTCCAG GGTTACCAGGAGAAAAGGGAGAAATTGGACCCCCGGGTTCTCCGGGACCCGCTGGGTTACCTGGGCTCAGTGGATTAAACGGAGAGAAAG GTGGAAAAGGAGATCAAGGGCCAAACGGTTTACCGGGCTCCCCTGGAGTCCCAGGGAAACCTGGAGAAAAAG GTGATTTGGGCTTCAAAGGAGAGAAAGGTGAAAATGGGATCAATGGGCTGAAAGGAGACGCAGGAGAAAAAGGAGAGCCTGGTCACAATGGAACTATGGGCACCATTGGACCTATGGGTCCTCCAGGGACAGCTGGGACAAAGGGTCAGAAAGGTGAACAGGGACGTTTGGGAGAATGTCTGCTTGGTGAGAGAGGACAGAAAGGTGATCTTGGTGATCCTGGGCCTCCTGGTCCAAAGGGTGAGATGGGTCCTCAAGGAGCAAATGGCAGTGATGGTTCAAAAGGCGAAATGGGGCCAGCAGGAGAGAAGGGAGAGACTGGCGCAAGAGGGCCTCCAGGTGCAAGGGGAGTAGCAGGAATGAAGGGAGAGAGGGGAGTTAAAGGTGTACGGGGCCCTCGGGGCCCAAAAGGCGATCCAGGTGAGAGTTTGGAGCCGGTTCGTTCTGCTTTCAGTGTGGGTTTGTTCCCAAGTCGGTCCTTTCCTCCACCCGGACTGCCTGTGAAGTTTGATAAGGTCTATTACAATGAGGAGGGTCACTGGGACCCGGCACTCAACAAGTTCAACGTCACACACTCGGGAGTCTACTTACTCACTTATCACATCACTGTGCGCAACCGGCCCCTGCGGGTTGCCTTGGTGGTTAATGGGGTGCGGAAAGTGAGGACACGAGATTCCCTTTACGGCCAGGACATCGACCAGGCTTCCAACCTTGTCCTGATGCAGCTCAGCGAGGGAGATCAGGTGTGGCTGGAGACCCTGAGAGACTGGAACGGGATTTACTCCAGCAGCGAGGACGATAGCACCTTCTCTGGCTTCCTGATTTACCCAAACTCAACTACAAAAACAAGCGCTATGAAAAAGATTTAA
- the arl14 gene encoding ADP-ribosylation factor-like protein 14, translating to MGHPISKQPQVQVLLLGLDNAGKSTLLYKMKHNVGVSTVPTIGFNVEMLDARKNRKNISVTVWDVGGQGKMREHWQDYYQNAAAVVFVVDASDFGRMDEARSEMKKALRSDHLRGCPVILLANKQDVSGALTVTEMKDKFNMREMCVGRDWLVQPCSASTGFGVEEAFRRVVQMVRLPP from the coding sequence ATGGGTCACCCGATCTCCAAACAACCACAGGTTCAAGTCCTTCTTCTGGGCCTGGACAATGCTGGAAAATCCACTCTCCtctacaaaatgaaacacaacGTTGGCGTCTCCACCGTCCCGACGATCGGCTTTAATGTGGAGATGTTGGACGccagaaaaaacaggaagaacatcTCCGTGACCGTGTGGGACGTCGGTGGTCAGGGGAAGATGCGCGAACACTGGCAGGACTATTACCAAAACGCGGCAGCCGTAGTGTTTGTGGTGGACGCCTCGGACTTTGGGCGCATGGATGAGGCGCGCAGCGAGATGAAGAAGGCGCTGCGCAGCGACCATCTGCGGGGCTGCCCGGTCATTCTGCTCGCCAACAAGCAGGACGTGAGCGGTGCGCTGACCGTCACCGAGATGAAGGATAAGTTCAACATGAGGGAGATGTGCGTGGGTCGGGACTGGCTCGTTCAGCCTTGCTCCGCTTCGACGGGTTTCGGAGTCGAGGAGGCTTTTAGGCGAGTGGTTCAAATGGTCAGACTCCCCCCTTAG